The genomic DNA CAGCGAAGCGCCGACCAAGCCTCACCTCGCCGGTTTCTGTGCTTCCCGGTTAAAGCCGAATATTAGTTATCGCAGACCTGCTCTCAAAAAAGATATCGCGTTTGGATCCAGTTTTGCTCTGGCGACCGAGACTTTATTTGgtcgatggtgatgctgcgGCTGGACAGTGTGCTCAGCTTTTCGGCGCACAAACCATTTCCACACAACTTCCAGTTTCTTGGCCAAGATCCCAGGATGCGAGATTCAAAACTGTCGCCTGTTCGATCCAGTTCTGTTTGTTCATGCGGAATTCGCTGTCGAGAGCATGTCGATTCTCAGGCTCCCTTGTGGTGATACCAGACTGAAGAAAATATCAGGATAAAATAAATGAAAAGAAGGTTACAGCTTCTGCTGATCGGGCTGGTAACCCGTTTCTTGCTTCGTCTTGGACTTGGACCGAGTGTGGCGCCACAGCTGAGAGAGCATTTCAAAATCTCGGAGCGTTGGTTGGTCAAAACCAGGCACAACTCGTGGCGTAGAGTCCCAAGAAGgaacaccagcaccggcactTCGCGGTGATGGGGAATGGGAACGCGGCGACCGGAGCAGGAGTAGCGTCATTGTTGTGGCTTTGCAACAGGGCCAAGCCAGGCGCTGCGGCTGTGTTTGCAGCAGTTTGACAGCGACAAGCCGGAGGGATCCAGGGTTGAGGTGACAAACCTGCGACAGAGATATTGACATGCAACGTCAACTCCATCCTAAAGCTGACGACCGCTTTTCGATTCTGCAAAGTCTGTTCTGTTTTGCAACTGAATATCCGTATCcggtggttgttttgttttcgtCCTTTTTATCCTGTTTTTTTTggccatcccatctccaccaaacGAAATACTTGACGTCGCACATACAGCCTCGTTCCCTGTTGGTAGTCGTCAGCTTTTGAGTGCGAGCCCCATCGAGTTCCCTGGGCAACCAAGCATAAGGCGAGAGAGAAGCCAAGGAAACCTCCAGCTTGCGCAACCTCAGCTCTTTGTATCTTCTGTGCAGTCGCAGCCCTATCGTCTTCAGcacaaacacaacaaacTCCCCTCCGAATTCCTTTTCGAAAAACCTTGGCCGGAAACCTTGATCTTCTGACAGGCGGGAGGGCGTGCGCAAGCGCatagcaacatcaacaccaaccgacACCAGACGAACCCAATCGAACCGAGCGCCGGACAGAGAGCCCctccaaagaaaaaaatgtgGGAAGACTTTGAGCTCGACGCCGAGCAAATTCCGGCCTTCAAGCTCGCATTCCACATAGCACAGATTGTCTTTGCGTTTGTACTATGGTGCCTCGAGATTGCTGTGTTCCGGGCCGAGAGCGCAAAGATTGTGGGCAACAACGGGTGGACGTTCGCAGTGGTATGTCTCAGCCTTATCTGTATCCCCTCATTTTTTGGGATCACAAGATACTGACGTGGATATGGGATGGTAGTTCTTCTTGTCGTTACCAGCATGGATCTACCTCATCGGCGCCCCTCGTTTCCCACGAACCCGCAAGATCGCCAACCCgacggtgatggtcttggtcgacgtcatcttcaccatcatctgGCTCTCTGCTTTTGCGACACAGGCGGCGTATAACTCTTCTGGTCTTTGCGGAGATGTTTGCGGTATCAGCAAGGCCATCGTCGCCATGGGCGTATTCGTCTTGTATGTcctacccctcccccaccatcttcccatCTTGAATAACCCGTACTAACTATCcccagcctcttcttctgcgccACCACCTTCCTAAGCATCTGGACCCTCAAATACTACCAATGGAACAACCGCCTCCCCGGCTACGACCGCGGCGATCGCGGCGCCGGCTCCGACAGCCAGAACATCGACCCCGACAAagccgccttctccctcgccccccaCGACGAGGAAGCCTACGCCCCGGTCAACATCCacgacgccgacgacgacgacgacagaCCCGCTCCCTACGGCGGTGCCAGATCTGACTACTCCTCTGACCCCTACGGCGCCCCCAAGTCGGATTACTCGGACCCGTACGGCAGCgctgttggcggtggagcgGCCAACGCGAGCACAATCGGCAGCTCGTACCAGGACAACCCGTTCCGAAGGGGAGAGGCGAACGCGAACCCGTTTGATGACGATACCGAATATAACTCTGGACGGGTGTCGGCtatggggatggggggtgcGTCTACGCTGGGAGGGTCGATGAATAGTAGGTATCAGGCTCCGAGTGTGGGGACgtatgatgaggaggaggataggaCGGGGCCGGCGAGGTTTCCGCAGGCGAATTATGATCACCTTCATCGGTGATCGATGATGAATAGAACTGATGTTGAGTTACGAACGGGGGCTTGATGGTCAGGGGGGATATGAAAAGCGAAACGTGCTTGGGAAGGTCATCTTCAGCAAAAGTGCAGCGAATGGCATGTCATGGCTTGATGGGTTAAttggtggggaaggggtgtTTACTGTTTCTGAATGATCTTGTTTCCGGAGGGCGGAGTTTGTACATTGGAGGCATTTGGCTTTGCGTATGGTTTTATTATACAATGATCACGATATACAAACCTCTCATGAAATGTCTTTAGGGTTTTGGCGtcaggtggaagagggg from Podospora pseudoanserina strain CBS 124.78 chromosome 2, whole genome shotgun sequence includes the following:
- a CDS encoding hypothetical protein (EggNog:ENOG503P6B0), producing MWEDFELDAEQIPAFKLAFHIAQIVFAFVLWCLEIAVFRAESAKIVGNNGWTFAVFFLSLPAWIYLIGAPRFPRTRKIANPTVMVLVDVIFTIIWLSAFATQAAYNSSGLCGDVCGISKAIVAMGVFVFLFFCATTFLSIWTLKYYQWNNRLPGYDRGDRGAGSDSQNIDPDKAAFSLAPHDEEAYAPVNIHDADDDDDRPAPYGGARSDYSSDPYGAPKSDYSDPYGSAVGGGAANASTIGSSYQDNPFRRGEANANPFDDDTEYNSGRVSAMGMGGASTLGGSMNSRYQAPSVGTYDEEEDRTGPARFPQANYDHLHR